A genomic window from Pirellulales bacterium includes:
- a CDS encoding MFS transporter: MATETLTAAATVAPADPRGGLLSRSFLGLLATQFLGAFNDNMFRWLIVPIGKHYYGGESEALALAVGLAAFVLPYVLLAAPAGYLADRFSKRQVMIWCKVAEIAIVIAGVAAIYAGSTTAMFVLLMVIGSQSALFGPSKFGSIPEIVRPEKLSAANGLIGLTTILAIVLGSIAGGYLFLGTGPTGQTNLWISATALIGVAVVGWLTSLGIGRLAPANPAREFPWNPARQTFRDLGLLCGSVSLVRVALGTAFFWSLASLANLNVDAYACHELGLEQHQVGPLLAAIALGVGVGNLLAGYWSRGRVELGLVPLGALGMATGSFVLFFSTDSYGWSLASLFVMGASGGLFDVPLQAYLQERSPAQSRGAMLAASNLLTFLGTLLVSGLFYLVRGPLGLSAGTIFLGAGLLSLAVALYALKQLVAPTIRFLIWLVSRVFYRLRVRGLENVPTEGGAVLVANHVSWIDAVLVVLSSGRPVRMLGYADYIQRWPVRWLADAFGAIPIRPGSGRVSIMRSLATARDAVRAGELVCVFPEGGLTRNGQLQAFKPGVMSILAGTGAPLIPVYLDGLWGSIFSNRGGRFFWKWPSRWPFPVTITYGHRLEQPKHVHQIRRAVQDLGAQSMQDRQDKDTNLLRLFVRNCRNHKSQPKAADTTGQEVNGANLLLRSLIFRRLLLREILGPDEKYVGLLLPPSVGAVLANVAVPLAGRVAVNLNYSASSEVIDSCIRQCNIKHVLTSRRVMQRLNIKVNAELIYLEDFITKVTKADKLIAAAMTYAMPLAWLEHHLGVNRIKPDDVLTVLFTSGSTGEPKGVMLTYQNVGSNVQAIDEIVHLTTSDTAVGILPFFHSYGYTATMWTMLALAPKGVYHFSPLEAQQVGELSRKHRANILMATPTFLRSYIKRCQPEDFASLDVVFASAERLPADVSDAFERKFGVRPSEAYGATELAPLACLNVPDSRSHGASSPGTKEGSVGRPIPGVTAKIVHPETGEDLGIDEPGMLLFKGPNVMAGYLDRPDLTSKVIRDGWYVTGDIAKIDEDGFVTITGRQSRFSKIGGEMVPHIKIEETIAELLKSDEELKAAVTAVSDPKRGERIVVLHLPLDRTPEEIYRQLTASGLPKLWIPSPDSFVEVEELPILGSGKLDLKALKEMAMDRFGATTSA; encoded by the coding sequence ATGGCAACAGAGACTCTAACCGCCGCGGCGACCGTCGCCCCCGCCGACCCACGCGGCGGCCTGCTTTCCCGCAGCTTCCTGGGATTGCTTGCGACGCAGTTCCTGGGAGCTTTCAACGACAACATGTTTCGTTGGTTGATCGTGCCCATTGGCAAACACTACTACGGTGGCGAGAGCGAAGCGCTGGCCCTGGCCGTCGGCCTGGCGGCCTTTGTGCTTCCCTACGTCCTGCTCGCCGCCCCGGCCGGTTACCTGGCCGATCGGTTCAGCAAGCGGCAGGTCATGATCTGGTGCAAGGTGGCCGAGATCGCCATCGTCATCGCCGGTGTCGCCGCCATCTACGCCGGCAGCACCACCGCCATGTTCGTGCTGCTGATGGTGATCGGCAGTCAGAGCGCGCTGTTCGGCCCATCGAAATTCGGCAGCATTCCCGAGATCGTCCGCCCCGAAAAGCTTTCGGCGGCCAATGGACTCATCGGCCTCACCACCATCCTCGCCATCGTCCTCGGCTCGATCGCCGGTGGCTACCTGTTCCTCGGTACCGGTCCCACGGGTCAAACGAACTTGTGGATCTCGGCCACGGCGCTGATCGGTGTTGCCGTCGTCGGCTGGCTGACGAGTCTCGGCATCGGGCGCCTCGCGCCCGCGAATCCCGCGCGTGAGTTTCCCTGGAACCCCGCCCGGCAAACGTTCCGCGATCTCGGCCTCCTCTGCGGCAGCGTGTCGCTCGTGCGAGTGGCGCTCGGTACCGCCTTTTTCTGGTCGCTGGCGTCGCTCGCCAATCTGAACGTCGATGCCTACGCCTGTCACGAACTGGGGCTCGAACAACACCAAGTCGGTCCGCTGCTGGCCGCCATCGCGCTGGGCGTGGGCGTGGGCAATCTGCTGGCCGGCTACTGGTCGCGCGGCCGCGTCGAGTTGGGGCTTGTCCCCCTCGGCGCGCTCGGCATGGCCACCGGCTCGTTCGTCCTCTTCTTCTCCACCGACTCCTACGGCTGGAGTCTCGCTTCGCTCTTCGTTATGGGGGCCTCGGGCGGTCTGTTCGATGTACCACTCCAGGCCTACCTGCAAGAACGCAGTCCGGCCCAGTCGCGCGGAGCGATGCTCGCCGCCAGCAACCTGCTCACCTTCCTGGGCACGCTCCTCGTCTCGGGACTGTTCTATCTGGTGCGCGGACCGCTCGGGCTTTCGGCCGGCACGATTTTCCTTGGCGCCGGTCTCTTGAGCCTGGCGGTTGCCCTCTATGCCCTGAAGCAGCTTGTCGCTCCGACCATCCGCTTCCTGATCTGGCTCGTGAGCCGGGTCTTCTACCGGCTGCGGGTCCGTGGCCTCGAGAACGTGCCCACCGAAGGGGGCGCGGTGCTCGTCGCCAACCACGTCTCGTGGATCGATGCCGTGCTCGTCGTGCTCAGTTCGGGCCGCCCCGTGCGGATGCTGGGCTACGCCGACTACATCCAGCGCTGGCCCGTCCGCTGGCTGGCCGATGCCTTCGGCGCCATCCCCATCCGGCCTGGGTCGGGCCGGGTCTCGATCATGCGCTCTCTGGCCACCGCCCGCGATGCCGTCCGCGCGGGGGAGCTGGTCTGCGTCTTCCCCGAGGGGGGCCTGACCCGCAACGGCCAGCTCCAGGCCTTCAAGCCCGGGGTCATGTCCATCCTGGCCGGAACCGGGGCTCCGTTGATACCGGTCTACCTCGATGGACTGTGGGGCAGTATCTTTAGTAATCGTGGCGGACGGTTTTTTTGGAAGTGGCCGAGTCGTTGGCCCTTCCCCGTAACAATCACCTACGGCCACCGCCTCGAGCAACCCAAGCACGTCCATCAAATCCGGCGCGCCGTCCAGGACCTGGGTGCCCAATCCATGCAAGATCGCCAAGACAAAGACACCAATCTCTTGCGTCTGTTCGTTCGGAACTGCCGCAACCATAAATCGCAACCGAAAGCCGCCGACACCACCGGGCAGGAAGTGAACGGGGCCAACCTGCTCCTCCGTTCTCTCATCTTCCGCCGCCTGCTGCTCCGCGAGATCCTCGGCCCCGACGAAAAGTACGTCGGCCTGCTGTTGCCCCCCTCGGTCGGCGCGGTGCTGGCCAACGTGGCCGTGCCGCTGGCCGGACGCGTGGCGGTCAACCTGAATTACAGCGCCTCGAGCGAGGTGATCGATTCCTGCATCCGCCAGTGCAATATCAAGCACGTGCTGACCAGCCGCCGCGTCATGCAGCGCTTGAACATCAAGGTCAACGCCGAGCTCATCTATCTCGAAGACTTCATCACCAAGGTCACCAAGGCCGATAAGCTCATCGCCGCGGCCATGACCTACGCCATGCCCCTGGCCTGGCTCGAGCATCACCTGGGCGTCAACCGGATCAAGCCCGACGACGTGCTCACCGTGCTCTTCACCTCCGGTTCGACCGGCGAGCCCAAGGGGGTCATGCTCACGTACCAGAACGTCGGCTCGAACGTGCAGGCCATCGACGAGATCGTCCACCTCACCACGTCCGACACCGCCGTCGGCATTTTGCCCTTCTTCCACTCGTACGGCTACACGGCCACGATGTGGACCATGCTCGCGCTCGCGCCGAAGGGGGTCTACCACTTCAGCCCGCTCGAAGCGCAGCAGGTGGGGGAGCTGAGTCGCAAGCACCGCGCGAACATCCTGATGGCGACGCCGACCTTCCTGCGTTCGTACATCAAGCGCTGCCAGCCGGAAGACTTCGCCTCGCTGGACGTGGTGTTCGCCAGCGCCGAGCGTCTGCCCGCCGACGTGAGCGACGCCTTCGAGCGCAAGTTCGGCGTGCGTCCTTCCGAGGCGTACGGCGCCACCGAGCTCGCCCCGCTCGCCTGTCTGAACGTGCCCGACAGCCGCTCGCACGGCGCCAGTAGCCCCGGCACCAAGGAAGGCTCCGTCGGCCGGCCCATCCCCGGCGTCACGGCCAAGATCGTCCATCCCGAGACGGGCGAGGATCTCGGCATCGACGAGCCGGGCATGCTCCTCTTCAAAGGCCCCAACGTCATGGCCGGTTACCTCGACCGCCCCGACCTCACCTCGAAGGTGATCCGCGACGGTTGGTACGTCACCGGCGACATCGCCAAGATCGACGAGGACGGCTTCGTCACCATCACGGGCCGCCAGAGCCGCTTCTCGAAGATCGGCGGCGAGATGGTCCCCCACATCAAGATCGAAGAGACGATCGCCGAGCTGCTCAAGTCGGACGAAGAGCTCAAGGCGGCCGTCACCGCCGTCTCCGACCCCAAACGCGGCGAGCGCATCGTCGTGCTCCACCTGCCGCTCGACCGCACGCCGGAAGAGATCTACCGGCAGCTCACGGCCTCGGGCCTCCCCAAGCTCTGGATCCCCTCGCCCGACAGCTTCGTCGAAGTCGAGGAACTCCCGATCCTCGGCAGCGGCAAGCTCGACCTCAAGGCGCTGAAAGAGATGGCCATGGACCGCTTCGGAGCCACCACCTCGGCCTAA
- a CDS encoding response regulator transcription factor, with amino-acid sequence MSIRLLIADDHEVVRHGLTSLLADTDIEVVGEATNGEEVLERARELKPDLVLLDIRMGESDGLKALEQFRQEQPKLPILVLSMYDNPTYTARAVALGANGYLLKGCSRDELIEAIRIVAAGHDMWTRDELRRVSGALATPRLSGDIEVPLTRREAEVLAMVSQGLTNKEIAKALFISAETVKEHVQRILKKIGVADRTQAAVWAVRKGLV; translated from the coding sequence ATGTCCATCAGGCTACTGATTGCGGATGATCACGAGGTCGTTCGCCATGGATTGACCAGTCTGCTCGCCGACACCGATATCGAGGTGGTGGGCGAAGCGACCAATGGTGAGGAAGTGCTCGAGCGGGCGCGCGAGTTGAAGCCCGATCTCGTGCTGCTCGACATCCGCATGGGAGAGAGCGATGGGCTGAAGGCGCTCGAGCAGTTTCGCCAGGAGCAGCCGAAGCTGCCGATTCTCGTCCTGTCGATGTACGACAATCCGACGTACACGGCGCGTGCCGTGGCGCTCGGCGCGAACGGCTACCTGCTCAAGGGTTGCAGCCGCGACGAGCTGATCGAGGCGATTCGCATCGTGGCGGCCGGCCATGACATGTGGACGCGCGACGAGCTGCGCCGCGTGAGCGGGGCGCTCGCCACGCCGCGACTCTCGGGCGATATCGAAGTGCCCCTGACGCGCCGCGAGGCCGAGGTGCTGGCGATGGTCTCGCAGGGGCTGACGAACAAGGAGATCGCCAAGGCGCTGTTTATCAGCGCCGAGACGGTGAAAGAGCATGTGCAGCGCATCTTGAAAAAGATCGGCGTGGCCGATCGCACGCAAGCGGCGGTGTGGGCCGTGCGCAAGGGATTGGTTTAG
- a CDS encoding DUF4279 domain-containing protein, producing MDEAKRFRTLRDFTVGHEPDEENYLHCSASLRIFGASLNLKEITSTLGLEPTSSHRAGERKGPKSPPYRHDMWSYSPRVAETEPLEKHIDALWSDIKSHRDYLKQLKRHATVDVFLGYRSNCDHAGVEVPHTCLEMFTELEIPFGLSIIIA from the coding sequence ATGGATGAAGCAAAGCGCTTCCGTACTCTACGAGACTTTACCGTAGGGCATGAGCCAGATGAGGAGAACTATCTCCATTGCTCGGCGTCGCTGCGCATCTTCGGCGCCAGCCTCAACTTGAAAGAGATTACATCGACGCTCGGACTCGAGCCGACTTCAAGCCATCGCGCTGGTGAGCGCAAAGGACCGAAGTCGCCGCCCTATCGACATGACATGTGGAGCTACTCGCCACGCGTGGCTGAAACCGAGCCGCTCGAGAAACACATCGATGCACTCTGGTCTGACATCAAGAGTCATCGCGACTATTTGAAGCAACTCAAACGCCACGCGACGGTCGACGTCTTCCTGGGCTATCGCTCAAATTGCGATCACGCGGGCGTGGAGGTGCCCCACACTTGCTTGGAAATGTTCACCGAGCTGGAGATCCCGTTCGGGCTCTCCATCATCATCGCGTGA
- a CDS encoding MFS transporter produces the protein MPTRYNGSMRSHESPPAPTSPTAVSTSDEPAADAPPAASAAEPSAYDAYLLRHELRNFIALVVNQVVLRSGWIFKTETVIVPAFLDTLAGGAGWMRGLLPVLNRLGQSVPPLFYASTLSAMPRKKWSLVRSSFVMGVPWLVLALFLNYHGTTPPAWLAPVFLIIYTLFGVSNGINQISYNTVQGKLIRAEHRGRLLALAAIVGAITAIGLTWWFLGDWLDDPAGGFDSIFAFCGIVFVISGISAMFCAEPKDDAPLDQASGIRESLADAWSILRDDKNFRRLIEVVVLFSTILILFPHFQAFARERLGLAGRNLMIWVIAQNAALGVYSLFIGPIADRFGNRLALRVIILTLATTPLLAIVLGHVEPELGRKLYPGVFALLGLTPVMMRTTQNYTLEICRAVDHPRYLGTLGFCLAVPFSMSPLVGWAVDLFGFERVFLGGAAMLVLGGLVTFRLVEPRHAGFVPADTSSGPSA, from the coding sequence ATGCCCACCCGCTATAATGGCAGCATGCGGTCGCACGAATCTCCCCCCGCCCCGACATCCCCCACCGCCGTTTCGACCTCCGACGAGCCCGCCGCCGACGCACCACCCGCGGCGTCGGCCGCCGAGCCTTCGGCGTACGACGCCTATCTCCTGCGGCACGAGTTGCGGAATTTCATCGCCCTCGTGGTCAATCAGGTCGTGCTGCGTAGCGGCTGGATCTTCAAGACCGAAACGGTCATCGTACCCGCCTTTCTCGACACGCTCGCCGGCGGCGCCGGCTGGATGCGCGGACTGCTCCCCGTGCTGAATCGCCTCGGCCAGAGCGTGCCACCACTCTTCTATGCCTCGACCCTCTCTGCCATGCCGCGCAAGAAGTGGTCGCTCGTCCGTTCGTCGTTCGTGATGGGCGTCCCCTGGCTCGTGCTGGCCCTGTTTCTCAATTACCACGGCACGACGCCCCCCGCCTGGCTGGCGCCGGTGTTCCTCATCATCTACACGCTGTTCGGCGTCTCGAACGGCATCAACCAGATCTCGTACAACACGGTGCAGGGCAAGCTGATTCGCGCCGAGCATCGCGGCCGCTTGCTCGCACTCGCCGCCATCGTCGGCGCCATCACCGCCATCGGGCTCACTTGGTGGTTTCTCGGCGATTGGCTCGACGATCCCGCCGGCGGCTTTGACAGCATCTTCGCCTTCTGCGGCATCGTCTTCGTCATCTCGGGCATCTCGGCCATGTTCTGCGCCGAACCCAAGGACGACGCGCCGCTCGATCAGGCCTCCGGCATTCGCGAATCGCTCGCCGATGCCTGGAGCATTTTGCGCGACGACAAGAACTTTCGCCGGCTGATCGAAGTGGTCGTCCTCTTCAGCACGATCCTGATCCTCTTCCCGCACTTTCAGGCCTTCGCGCGCGAGCGGCTCGGACTCGCGGGCCGCAACCTGATGATCTGGGTCATCGCCCAGAACGCCGCGCTCGGCGTCTACAGCCTGTTCATCGGCCCCATCGCCGATCGCTTCGGCAACCGACTCGCGCTGCGCGTGATCATCCTCACGCTCGCCACCACGCCGCTGTTGGCCATCGTGCTCGGCCACGTCGAGCCGGAGCTGGGGCGCAAGCTCTATCCCGGCGTCTTCGCGCTCCTGGGCCTGACGCCCGTCATGATGCGGACGACGCAGAACTACACGCTCGAGATCTGCCGCGCGGTCGATCACCCGCGCTACCTCGGCACGCTCGGCTTCTGCCTGGCGGTACCCTTCAGCATGTCGCCATTAGTCGGCTGGGCCGTCGACCTGTTCGGCTTCGAGCGCGTCTTCCTCGGCGGCGCGGCAATGTTAGTCCTCGGCGGACTCGTCACCTTCCGCCTCGTCGAACCCCGCCACGCCGGCTTCGTACCAGCCGACACGTCGAGCGGCCCGTCAGCTTAA
- a CDS encoding Gfo/Idh/MocA family oxidoreductase translates to MIREFSRRQFLKTGAATGAGVMTLASVARAATAANDRVVIAVMGTNGRGSALAGQFAALSDAQVAYICDVDDRAAAKGVAAVEKQGGSSPQVVKDFRRALDDQSVDALVIAAPDHWHAPATILACAAGKHVYCEKPACHNPREGELMVEAARKHNRTVQIGTQRRSSPTIGAAIERMKAGEIGKVRFARGWINGDRPNIGRGREIPVPTELDFDLWQGPAPLRPYHDNLVHYNWHWFWNWGTGELGNNGVHSLDIVRWGLGVDHPTRVVCGGGKLAFDDDQETPDTQLVTYEFGDKGATWEHKTWHRRGLDGQGWGTSFYGDAGSLVIGSSRLAFYDRMDKELESLEINRGDGEHLQNFIDCLRSGERPNCDVEEGVKSALLCHLGNIAYRTGRTVNLDAATGKITGDEEQMALWQREYRPGWEPKV, encoded by the coding sequence ATGATTCGCGAGTTCAGCCGGCGGCAGTTCTTGAAGACCGGGGCGGCCACGGGAGCAGGCGTGATGACGCTGGCGAGCGTGGCTCGTGCGGCCACCGCCGCCAACGATCGCGTCGTGATTGCCGTGATGGGCACGAACGGTCGTGGCTCGGCGCTGGCGGGTCAGTTCGCGGCCCTGTCCGACGCCCAGGTGGCGTACATCTGCGACGTCGACGATCGCGCCGCGGCCAAGGGCGTGGCCGCGGTCGAGAAGCAGGGTGGATCTTCTCCCCAGGTAGTGAAGGATTTTCGCCGCGCGCTCGATGACCAGTCGGTCGATGCCCTGGTGATCGCCGCGCCCGACCACTGGCACGCGCCGGCGACGATTCTGGCCTGTGCGGCGGGCAAGCACGTCTACTGCGAGAAGCCGGCCTGCCACAACCCGCGCGAAGGGGAGCTGATGGTCGAGGCGGCGCGGAAACATAACCGTACGGTGCAGATCGGCACGCAGCGACGCAGTTCGCCGACGATCGGCGCGGCGATCGAACGGATGAAGGCGGGCGAAATCGGCAAGGTGCGCTTCGCGCGCGGCTGGATCAATGGCGACCGGCCGAACATCGGGCGCGGGCGAGAGATACCCGTGCCGACGGAACTCGACTTCGACTTGTGGCAGGGGCCCGCCCCTTTGCGGCCCTATCACGACAACCTCGTACACTACAACTGGCACTGGTTCTGGAACTGGGGGACGGGCGAGTTGGGGAACAACGGCGTCCACTCGCTTGATATCGTGCGCTGGGGATTGGGCGTCGATCACCCGACGCGCGTGGTGTGCGGCGGCGGCAAGCTGGCGTTCGACGACGATCAGGAGACGCCCGACACGCAACTGGTGACGTACGAGTTCGGCGACAAGGGGGCCACCTGGGAACACAAGACGTGGCACCGCCGTGGCCTCGACGGACAGGGCTGGGGGACCAGTTTCTACGGTGACGCGGGGAGCCTGGTGATCGGCAGCAGCCGGCTGGCGTTTTACGACCGCATGGACAAGGAGCTCGAGAGCCTCGAGATCAACCGCGGCGACGGCGAGCATTTGCAGAATTTTATCGACTGCCTGCGCTCGGGCGAGCGGCCGAACTGCGACGTGGAAGAAGGGGTGAAGAGTGCCCTGCTCTGCCACCTGGGCAACATCGCCTACCGCACGGGGCGCACGGTGAACCTCGACGCGGCGACGGGGAAGATCACCGGGGATGAAGAGCAGATGGCCCTGTGGCAGCGCGAGTATCGGCCGGGGTGGGAGCCGAAGGTTTAA
- a CDS encoding IS5 family transposase: MAKPLLSDELWERIEPLLPPLSPHPEGGRPWVGNREALTGILFVLRTGIPWEMLPQEMGCGCGMTCWRRLRDWQAAGVWRRLHEILLAELNQADKIDWSRAVADSAMLRAMCGGPKTGPNPTDRRKPGSKHHVLTDGNGTPLVVILTAANVHDVTELLPLVDHIPPVRGKPGPPRRHPDRVQADTAYDSEPHRKALRKQGITPVIPKRNREHGSGLGVFRWVVERTLSWLHHFRRLRIRWERRDDIHEAFINLAEALICLNIAKTELC, translated from the coding sequence ATGGCCAAACCACTTCTTTCCGACGAACTGTGGGAGCGGATTGAACCTCTGCTCCCACCATTGTCGCCTCATCCCGAAGGCGGTCGCCCTTGGGTTGGCAACCGTGAGGCGTTGACGGGCATCCTGTTTGTCCTGCGAACGGGAATTCCGTGGGAAATGCTGCCGCAGGAAATGGGTTGCGGTTGTGGGATGACGTGTTGGCGACGTCTCCGTGATTGGCAGGCCGCCGGCGTCTGGCGGCGATTGCACGAGATTCTGCTGGCCGAACTGAACCAGGCTGACAAAATCGACTGGTCGCGCGCGGTCGCCGACAGTGCGATGTTGCGGGCCATGTGCGGAGGCCCAAAAACCGGCCCGAATCCGACCGATCGGCGAAAACCGGGCAGCAAGCACCACGTCCTGACGGACGGCAACGGCACTCCACTGGTCGTGATCCTGACGGCGGCCAACGTTCATGACGTGACGGAACTCCTCCCGTTGGTCGACCACATTCCACCGGTCCGAGGCAAGCCAGGTCCGCCTCGACGTCATCCCGACCGGGTCCAAGCCGATACCGCATACGACTCCGAACCGCACCGCAAGGCACTTCGCAAACAAGGCATCACCCCTGTGATCCCGAAACGCAACCGGGAACACGGCAGCGGGTTGGGAGTCTTTCGCTGGGTCGTCGAACGCACGCTCTCGTGGCTTCACCATTTCCGCCGACTCCGCATTCGTTGGGAGCGCCGCGACGACATCCACGAAGCCTTCATCAACCTCGCTGAAGCGCTGATCTGCCTCAACATCGCCAAAACCGAGTTGTGTTAG
- a CDS encoding sugar ABC transporter ATP-binding protein yields the protein MSTQSDQPVVPLLQCRGISKRFGGEVALEGVDFTLEAGRVHGLVGSNGAGKSTLMKILAGVLPDHDGEILLEGRPIRLSSPQAALAHGIAMVYQELSGIAQLSVAENLFLGRQPTTKLGRIDWRSMYRQAQQYLEELEIHIDVRQRLDRYPLVIRQMVEIARGLHSGARVLILDEPTSALSPPETQRLFSLVARLKRLGVSFVFISHFIEDVLAICDDVTILRDGRRIETTPSTQLDKHYVIRTMLGHGLEGSEAGYETSVALPPRSAAPPLVEVSHLRLAGAFGEVNFSVAPGECLGIYGFVGAGHQEVVQTLAGARRATAGTISLAGRALRAGSVRAAVERGVLFVGADRKQTLVLNAPIYQNATLAHLRRAVGRWLTRRRETNVARPLLERVGCQPPDPHLKAGSLSGGNQQKVVFAKWLLGPIRVLLLDEPTRGMDVGAKEDIMRLVAELKQQGAAIVLASNEPELILAHADRILVMNRGWITHQFAGVEVDKAELMRSA from the coding sequence ATGTCGACTCAATCGGACCAGCCAGTCGTTCCGCTTCTGCAATGCCGCGGCATTAGCAAGCGCTTCGGGGGCGAGGTGGCGCTCGAGGGGGTCGACTTCACCCTCGAGGCCGGACGCGTGCATGGCCTCGTCGGCAGCAACGGCGCCGGCAAGAGCACGCTCATGAAGATCCTGGCCGGCGTGCTCCCCGACCACGACGGCGAGATCCTGCTCGAGGGCCGGCCGATTCGCCTCTCGAGTCCCCAGGCGGCGCTCGCGCATGGCATCGCTATGGTCTATCAGGAGCTGTCCGGGATTGCACAACTCTCGGTGGCCGAGAATCTCTTCCTGGGACGACAGCCGACAACAAAGCTCGGCCGCATCGACTGGCGCTCGATGTACCGCCAGGCGCAGCAGTACCTGGAAGAACTCGAGATCCATATCGACGTGCGCCAGCGGCTCGATCGCTATCCGCTTGTCATCCGGCAGATGGTCGAGATTGCCCGTGGCCTGCACAGCGGGGCGCGGGTCCTGATCCTCGACGAACCGACCAGCGCGCTGAGCCCCCCCGAAACACAACGGCTCTTCTCGCTCGTCGCGCGGCTCAAGCGGTTGGGCGTGTCGTTCGTCTTCATCAGCCACTTCATCGAGGACGTGCTCGCCATCTGCGACGACGTGACCATTTTGCGCGACGGCCGGCGGATCGAAACCACCCCCTCCACGCAGCTCGACAAGCATTACGTCATTCGCACGATGCTGGGACACGGCCTCGAAGGGAGCGAGGCGGGCTACGAGACCTCGGTCGCGCTGCCGCCACGCTCCGCCGCGCCCCCGCTGGTCGAGGTCAGCCATCTGCGACTCGCCGGGGCGTTCGGCGAAGTAAACTTCTCCGTGGCGCCGGGCGAATGCCTCGGCATCTACGGATTCGTCGGCGCCGGGCATCAAGAGGTCGTGCAGACCCTGGCCGGCGCGCGACGCGCCACCGCCGGTACCATCTCCCTCGCTGGCCGCGCCCTGCGGGCCGGCAGCGTTCGAGCCGCCGTCGAGCGCGGGGTGCTCTTCGTCGGCGCCGATCGCAAGCAGACCCTCGTGCTCAACGCGCCGATCTATCAGAACGCCACCCTCGCGCATCTGCGCCGCGCCGTCGGGCGCTGGCTTACCCGCCGCCGCGAGACGAACGTCGCGCGGCCGCTGCTCGAGCGCGTCGGCTGCCAGCCCCCGGACCCGCACCTCAAGGCCGGCAGCCTCTCGGGGGGGAACCAGCAGAAAGTCGTCTTCGCCAAATGGCTGTTGGGACCGATCCGCGTGCTGCTGCTCGACGAACCGACCCGCGGCATGGACGTCGGCGCGAAGGAAGACATCATGCGGCTGGTGGCCGAGCTCAAGCAGCAGGGGGCCGCGATCGTGCTCGCCTCGAACGAGCCCGAACTGATCCTCGCCCACGCCGACCGCATCCTCGTGATGAACCGGGGCTGGATCACCCACCAGTTCGCCGGCGTCGAAGTCGACAAGGCCGAGCTGATGCGCTCGGCGTGA
- a CDS encoding sugar ABC transporter substrate-binding protein: MADRIDLPAASAGSATSRRAFIERAVAGGSLGLAALATGCAGSTSGESASSAATGAGGQRPLKAAFSNAGLQSTWCKLGKDTAELWGKLLGVEVTWFDGEFDPQKQRDKIDLIVDDDWDFCCFQAVQIDTLADPVATLKKRGVPVISMDTLLVAPERMREVGVWTEVTPDQVFMGETSTRYLMEKIGGRGRVIHIGGLSAHSGARGRKQGFDNVVKQYPEVEVIGGDVRWCDWKKEKARNTFEALLEQSSEPIAGAFFHSDDMALAALPALNGTIHEKMIVTAVDGQKEGLAAIADGRLAATTVNPVCLIHMTSLVLGQFIARNGEKMEDLPLEIITPGPLVSRDTNNLAAMQYLADPRHCLV; this comes from the coding sequence GTGGCTGATCGTATTGATTTACCTGCCGCGTCTGCCGGTTCCGCAACATCTCGCCGTGCGTTTATCGAGCGCGCGGTCGCCGGCGGAAGTCTCGGGCTGGCCGCGTTGGCCACCGGCTGTGCCGGCTCCACGTCGGGCGAGTCGGCAAGCTCCGCCGCCACGGGCGCCGGCGGACAGCGTCCTCTCAAAGCCGCCTTCTCCAACGCCGGTCTGCAAAGCACCTGGTGCAAGCTCGGCAAAGACACGGCCGAGCTATGGGGCAAGCTGCTTGGCGTCGAAGTCACCTGGTTCGACGGCGAGTTCGATCCCCAAAAGCAGCGCGACAAGATCGATCTGATCGTCGACGACGATTGGGACTTCTGCTGCTTCCAGGCCGTGCAGATCGACACGCTGGCCGATCCCGTCGCCACGCTCAAGAAGCGTGGCGTGCCGGTGATCTCGATGGATACGCTCCTCGTCGCGCCCGAGCGCATGCGTGAAGTGGGCGTCTGGACCGAAGTCACCCCCGACCAGGTCTTCATGGGCGAGACGAGCACCCGCTATCTGATGGAGAAGATCGGCGGTCGCGGACGCGTGATTCATATCGGTGGACTGAGCGCCCACAGCGGCGCGCGCGGACGCAAGCAGGGCTTCGACAACGTCGTCAAGCAGTATCCCGAGGTCGAGGTGATCGGCGGCGATGTCCGCTGGTGCGACTGGAAAAAGGAAAAGGCCCGCAACACGTTCGAGGCGCTGCTCGAGCAATCGAGCGAGCCGATCGCCGGGGCATTCTTCCACAGCGACGACATGGCCCTGGCCGCGCTCCCCGCCTTGAACGGCACGATCCACGAGAAGATGATCGTCACCGCGGTCGATGGCCAGAAAGAAGGGCTCGCCGCGATCGCCGATGGCCGGCTGGCGGCGACGACGGTGAACCCCGTCTGCCTGATCCACATGACGTCGCTCGTGTTGGGTCAATTCATCGCCCGCAACGGCGAGAAGATGGAAGACCTGCCGCTGGAGATCATCACCCCCGGCCCGCTCGTCTCGCGCGACACGAACAACCTGGCAGCCATGCAATACCTGGCCGATCCGCGCCACTGTCTCGTTTAG